The genomic stretch GGACACTCGATTTGTCGCGACACGGCGCGATCATGGGCGTGCTTAACGTCACGCCCGACTCGTTTTCCGACGGCGGCGCCTTCGTGGATCCGGATCGGGCCTGCGCCCATGCGCTTGCCATGGCTGAGGAGGGCGCCGACATCATCGACGTCGGCGGCGAATCCACCCGCCCCGGCGCCGAACCGGTCGGCGAATCCGAGGAGCTCGCGCGGGTGCTGCCGGTCATCGAACGTCTCCGGGCGGCGTCCGACGTCCTGATCTCGATCGACACCTGCAAGGCCTCGGTCGCGGCGGCGGCAATTGCCGCCGGAGCGGACATCATCAACGACATCACCGCGCTGGCCGGTGATCCCGGAATGCTCGAGGCCGCCCGGGAAAGCGATGCCGGCGTCGTCCTCATGCACATGCGAGGAACTCCGCGCACGATGCAGATCGCGCCCGTTTACGACGATGTCGTCGCCGAAGTCCGGGAATTTCTTAGACAGCGATTTGACGCGGCAGTAGCCTCGGGCATCGACCCCGCACAGATAGCCTTGGACCCCGGAATCGGCTTCGGCAAAACGCCCGAGCACAATCACGCCCTTCTCCGATGCTGCGATGCCTTTGCCATCGCGGGACGCCCGGTGCTCATCGGAGCCTCGCGCAAATCCTTCCTGGGTCGGACCTTGGGGACGAATGATCCCCGGCACCGCTTCTGGCCGGGCGTCGCCCTCACCAGCCTTTGCCGGGAACGCGGCGCGCGAATTTTCCGGGTGCACGATCCCCGCCCGCATCACGAAGCGATGCGAATGACCGAGGCCATTCTCGACGGAGTGCCAGCATGACGGAGCCGATCTGGGACCTTATCCGCGAGAACTGGACCGCGCCGATCGAGATCATCATTCTCGCGATCGCCCTCTACTACATTTACACCTACCTC from Chthoniobacterales bacterium encodes the following:
- the folP gene encoding dihydropteroate synthase encodes the protein MGVLNVTPDSFSDGGAFVDPDRACAHALAMAEEGADIIDVGGESTRPGAEPVGESEELARVLPVIERLRAASDVLISIDTCKASVAAAAIAAGADIINDITALAGDPGMLEAARESDAGVVLMHMRGTPRTMQIAPVYDDVVAEVREFLRQRFDAAVASGIDPAQIALDPGIGFGKTPEHNHALLRCCDAFAIAGRPVLIGASRKSFLGRTLGTNDPRHRFWPGVALTSLCRERGARIFRVHDPRPHHEAMRMTEAILDGVPA